The proteins below come from a single Rhodococcus sp. WMMA185 genomic window:
- a CDS encoding phosphatidylinositol mannoside acyltransferase: MNVSERLTDLGYAAGWRLVRALPERVAVTLFDKGADLAVRGGGPEQLRRNLGRVLGVSAEEVPDSLMRASVRSYARYWREAFRLPSMDLVKTGAALDALVEGQEYLDAAKANGKGAVMALPHSGNWDMAGVWCVQHWGALSTVAERLKPESLYKRFVDYREGLGFEIFPLSGGDNPPFAELSARLRDNKIVCLLGERDLAKKGVPVLFFGEPTRMPAGPARLAIDTGAPLMPVHCWFTDGGWGFRIDPPIDTTAGVFAATQELAQRFEANIAAHPEDWHMLQPLWLNDLPQDKRSRMEKS; the protein is encoded by the coding sequence ATGAATGTCTCGGAGCGCCTGACCGACCTGGGTTACGCCGCCGGGTGGCGACTGGTGCGTGCCCTGCCGGAGCGAGTGGCCGTGACCCTGTTCGACAAGGGCGCGGACCTCGCGGTCAGAGGGGGCGGGCCCGAGCAGTTGCGCCGGAACCTCGGCCGTGTCCTGGGTGTGTCGGCGGAGGAGGTTCCGGATTCGCTCATGAGGGCATCGGTGCGGTCCTACGCGCGCTACTGGCGGGAGGCATTCCGTCTGCCGTCGATGGACCTCGTGAAGACCGGTGCTGCCCTCGACGCGCTCGTCGAAGGGCAGGAATACCTCGACGCCGCGAAGGCGAACGGCAAAGGGGCGGTGATGGCGCTCCCGCACAGTGGAAACTGGGATATGGCGGGAGTGTGGTGTGTGCAGCACTGGGGCGCCCTGTCGACTGTCGCCGAGAGGTTGAAGCCCGAATCGCTGTACAAGCGCTTCGTCGACTACCGCGAGGGTCTCGGATTCGAGATATTCCCGCTCAGTGGGGGAGACAATCCTCCCTTCGCGGAGCTGTCGGCGCGCTTGCGGGACAATAAGATTGTCTGTCTCCTCGGCGAACGCGATCTAGCGAAGAAGGGCGTGCCCGTCTTGTTCTTCGGTGAGCCGACGCGGATGCCCGCCGGGCCGGCGAGACTCGCGATCGATACCGGCGCACCGCTCATGCCCGTGCACTGCTGGTTCACCGACGGCGGGTGGGGATTCCGGATCGACCCACCGATCGACACCACCGCAGGTGTCTTCGCGGCCACGCAGGAACTGGCGCAGCGGTTCGAAGCCAACATCGCGGCCCACCCCGAGGATTGGCACATGCTTCAGCCGCTGTGGCTCAACGATCTGCCGCAGGACAAGCGCTCGCGCATGGAGAAGTCGTGA
- a CDS encoding glycosyltransferase family 4 protein, whose protein sequence is MKIGMVCPYSFDVPGGVQAHVVDLAEVLIERGHKVSVLAPASEGVDLPDFVVSAGRALPVPYNGSVARLSFGPAASARVRRWISDNDFDVLHIHEPNAPSLSMLALRVAEGPIVATFHTSTTKSLVLSTFQSVLQPYLEKISGRIAVSELARRWQVESLGSDAVEIPNGVDVQAFANAELLPGYPRAGRTVLFLGRYDEPRKGMDVLLRALPTLVEKYPDLEVLVVGRGDVDKLRRAAGPLSAHLRLLGQVDDAEKASALRSADVYCAPNLGGESFGIVLVEAMSAGAAVVASELNAFRRVLRDGQAGVLVPVGDATALAAGIDSVLSDPARRAALVDAGRSVVAEYDWPVVAEQILRVYETVTVGRDSVREVGS, encoded by the coding sequence GTGAAGATAGGAATGGTCTGCCCATACTCGTTCGATGTCCCGGGCGGAGTGCAGGCCCACGTCGTGGACCTCGCCGAGGTGCTGATCGAGCGTGGGCACAAGGTGAGCGTTCTGGCCCCGGCCTCCGAAGGCGTCGATCTCCCCGATTTCGTAGTCTCCGCCGGTCGGGCGCTTCCCGTTCCCTACAACGGGTCGGTGGCCAGGCTGAGTTTCGGTCCGGCCGCCAGCGCCCGGGTGAGGCGCTGGATCTCCGACAACGACTTCGACGTCCTGCACATCCACGAACCGAACGCACCGAGCCTGTCCATGCTCGCTCTGCGTGTGGCCGAGGGCCCGATTGTGGCCACCTTCCATACTTCGACGACGAAGTCGTTGGTGCTGAGCACGTTTCAGTCGGTGCTTCAGCCGTATCTGGAGAAGATCAGCGGCCGGATCGCGGTATCGGAACTGGCGCGCCGGTGGCAGGTCGAGTCGCTCGGTTCCGATGCGGTCGAGATTCCCAACGGCGTCGACGTCCAGGCGTTCGCGAATGCCGAACTCCTGCCCGGATATCCGCGTGCCGGGCGCACGGTCCTGTTTCTCGGACGGTACGACGAGCCGCGCAAGGGCATGGATGTGTTACTGCGCGCGCTGCCGACGTTGGTGGAGAAGTACCCCGACCTCGAGGTGCTGGTGGTCGGCCGCGGCGACGTGGACAAGTTGCGCCGCGCCGCGGGGCCGCTGTCCGCGCACCTGCGTCTCCTGGGTCAGGTCGACGACGCCGAGAAGGCTTCAGCCTTGAGGAGTGCCGATGTCTACTGCGCGCCGAACCTCGGCGGTGAGAGCTTCGGAATCGTGCTGGTGGAGGCTATGTCCGCCGGGGCTGCCGTCGTGGCGAGTGAGTTGAACGCGTTCCGGCGGGTTCTGCGTGACGGACAGGCAGGCGTCCTGGTTCCGGTCGGTGATGCGACTGCGCTTGCGGCGGGGATCGACTCGGTGCTCAGCGATCCCGCACGCCGCGCCGCGCTCGTCGACGCTGGGCGAAGTGTCGTCGCCGAGTACGACTGGCCTGTGGTGGCCGAACAGATCTTGCGCGTATACGAGACGGTCACCGTCGGCCGTGACAGTGTGCGGGAGGTCGGCTCATGA
- a CDS encoding NUDIX hydrolase: MTLSALTILILVLVLVVVLAIGLWAYGTANRLDRLHVRSDLCWQALDAALARRAVVARAAVAALDPPEGRSLAALAQRAERSDRAEREVAENALSSALSSLDLDKLPPQLVAELADAEARVLIARRFHNDAVRDTLALRTRRPVRWLRLGGMAPLPTYFEIAERSSAAAVTEGLALDSVRTSARVVLLDDRGRVLLLRGHDPTVPEVYYWFTIGGAVEQGENLRAAAVREITEETGYVASAESLRGPMWRRVAVFSWNGQLIRSEELFFALRADRFEPHHGGFTELEERSITGYRWCTADAIRELDASGETVYPRDLADLLDEADVVASATDDPEVRAIT; encoded by the coding sequence ATGACACTCTCCGCCCTCACGATCTTGATCCTCGTCCTCGTGCTGGTCGTCGTGCTCGCAATCGGATTGTGGGCGTATGGAACGGCCAATCGACTCGACCGGCTGCACGTTCGCTCGGATCTGTGCTGGCAGGCCCTCGATGCGGCCCTCGCGCGGCGGGCGGTGGTCGCGCGAGCGGCAGTGGCGGCTTTGGATCCCCCCGAAGGCAGATCGCTCGCGGCACTTGCCCAGCGGGCGGAACGGTCGGACCGGGCAGAACGAGAAGTCGCCGAGAACGCGTTGTCGAGCGCGCTGTCGTCCCTCGACCTCGACAAGCTGCCACCGCAGTTGGTGGCCGAGCTGGCGGACGCCGAGGCCAGGGTGCTGATCGCTCGCAGGTTCCACAACGATGCCGTTCGTGACACCCTGGCGCTGCGGACGCGAAGGCCCGTCCGATGGCTACGCCTCGGCGGCATGGCTCCCTTGCCGACATATTTCGAGATCGCCGAACGCTCGTCCGCGGCCGCCGTTACGGAGGGGCTGGCGCTCGACTCGGTCCGGACGTCAGCGAGGGTGGTCCTGCTCGACGACCGCGGCCGGGTCCTGCTATTGAGGGGACACGATCCGACCGTCCCCGAGGTCTACTACTGGTTCACCATCGGTGGTGCCGTCGAGCAGGGAGAGAACCTGCGCGCCGCGGCGGTTCGGGAGATCACCGAGGAGACCGGGTACGTCGCTTCGGCGGAGTCGCTGCGCGGGCCGATGTGGCGACGGGTGGCCGTGTTCTCCTGGAACGGTCAGCTCATCCGCTCCGAGGAGTTGTTCTTCGCCCTACGCGCAGACAGATTCGAGCCACACCACGGCGGGTTCACCGAACTCGAGGAGCGCTCGATAACCGGCTACCGATGGTGCACCGCCGATGCGATCCGCGAACTGGACGCCTCGGGGGAGACCGTCTACCCACGGGATCTGGCGGATCTACTGGACGAGGCGGACGTGGTGGCGTCGGCCACGGACGATCCTGAGGTGCGCGCCATAACGTAG
- the pdxS gene encoding pyridoxal 5'-phosphate synthase lyase subunit PdxS, which produces MSTPDTTPATGTARVKRGMAEMLKGGVIMDVVTPEQAKIAEDAGAVAVMALERVPADIRAQGGVSRMSDPDMIDGIISAVSIPVMAKARIGHFVEAQILQSLGVDYIDESEVLTPADYANHIDKWEFTVPFVCGATNLGEALRRITEGAAMIRSKGEAGTGDVSNATTHMRTIGGEIRRLSSLSTDELYVAAKELQAPYDLVVEVAKAGKLPVTMFTAGGIATPADAAMMMQLGAEGVFVGSGIFKSGNPAERAAAIVKATTFFDDPDVLAKVSRGLGEAMVGINVDDIPVPHRLAERGW; this is translated from the coding sequence GTGAGCACCCCCGACACCACTCCCGCCACCGGTACGGCGCGCGTCAAGCGCGGCATGGCCGAGATGTTGAAGGGCGGGGTCATCATGGACGTCGTCACACCCGAGCAGGCGAAGATCGCCGAGGATGCGGGGGCCGTAGCGGTCATGGCGCTCGAGCGGGTTCCCGCGGATATTCGCGCACAGGGCGGTGTCTCCCGGATGAGTGATCCGGACATGATCGACGGCATCATTTCCGCCGTGTCCATCCCGGTCATGGCCAAGGCCCGTATCGGCCATTTCGTCGAGGCCCAGATCCTGCAGTCCCTCGGTGTCGACTACATCGACGAGTCCGAGGTGCTCACCCCCGCCGACTACGCCAACCATATCGACAAGTGGGAATTCACCGTCCCGTTCGTCTGTGGCGCCACCAACCTCGGCGAGGCTCTGCGCCGAATCACCGAGGGAGCGGCAATGATCCGCTCCAAGGGCGAGGCGGGCACCGGCGACGTGTCCAACGCCACCACCCACATGCGCACGATCGGTGGCGAGATCCGCCGACTGTCTTCGCTGAGCACGGACGAACTCTACGTGGCGGCCAAGGAATTGCAGGCCCCCTACGATCTGGTCGTCGAGGTGGCGAAGGCGGGTAAGTTGCCGGTCACCATGTTCACCGCCGGCGGTATCGCGACCCCGGCCGACGCGGCGATGATGATGCAGCTCGGCGCGGAGGGCGTCTTCGTCGGCTCCGGAATCTTCAAGTCCGGCAACCCCGCCGAACGTGCCGCGGCGATCGTGAAGGCCACCACGTTCTTCGACGACCCTGATGTCCTCGCAAAGGTCTCCCGCGGACTCGGTGAGGCCATGGTCGGAATCAACGTCGACGACATCCCCGTCCCGCACCGCCTCGCCGAGCGCGGCTGGTGA
- a CDS encoding helix-turn-helix domain-containing protein, with product MNTVLQAYRFALDPTSAQDAMLRSHCGAQRFAYNWGLATVKANLDQRAAERSYRIADDDLTPAVDWSAYSLRKAWNLAKEETAPWWAENSKEAYSSGLANLAAALSNWSTSRSGKRRGRRVGFPRFKGKRSALSCRFSTGAFGLIEADRRHVKLPRIGTVRTHESTRKLARRVDAGTARIRSATVAFRRAGGSSASPFRCGAPNPKRGRRMHRRWWGSISG from the coding sequence GTGAACACGGTGCTGCAGGCGTACCGGTTCGCCCTCGACCCCACCTCCGCCCAGGACGCGATGCTGCGGTCGCATTGCGGGGCGCAGCGTTTCGCCTACAACTGGGGGCTGGCCACGGTGAAAGCCAATCTGGATCAGCGGGCCGCGGAACGGTCCTACCGGATCGCCGACGACGATCTGACCCCGGCCGTGGACTGGTCCGCATACTCTCTTCGTAAGGCCTGGAACCTGGCCAAGGAGGAGACCGCCCCGTGGTGGGCGGAGAACTCGAAGGAGGCGTATTCGTCCGGGCTGGCGAACCTCGCTGCCGCACTGTCGAACTGGTCGACGTCCCGGTCCGGCAAGCGCAGGGGCCGCCGGGTGGGCTTTCCCCGGTTCAAGGGCAAGAGGTCGGCGCTGTCGTGCCGGTTCAGCACCGGGGCCTTCGGGCTCATCGAGGCGGACCGCCGGCACGTGAAACTACCGAGGATCGGAACCGTCCGCACCCACGAGTCCACGAGGAAACTCGCCCGCCGTGTCGACGCGGGGACGGCCCGGATCCGGTCGGCGACCGTGGCGTTTCGGCGGGCCGGTGGTTCGTCTGCTTCTCCGTTCAGGTGCGGCGCGCCGAACCCGAAACGCGGACGACGGATGCACCGTCGGTGGTGGGGGTCGATCTCGGGGTGA
- a CDS encoding RNA-guided endonuclease InsQ/TnpB family protein produces MRRAEPETRTTDAPSVVGVDLGVKTLAVLSTGEMIENPKHLEHAQKQLRRLQRQASRRVGRDKRTGQQPSNRWLATQARVARLHAYVADARRDGLHKLSTRLVRSHDVVVLEDLNVAGMLRNRSLARHIAGVGMGEVRRQTECKTAWRGSSVHIADRWYPSSKTCSACGDVKAKLSLKKRVFKCDCGLRMDRDLNAARNLAALVQTSSPSCGATVNEPDGTPRKARTVRAAGIATGRLTPRVSQRRDREAPARGTFFHVS; encoded by the coding sequence GTGCGGCGCGCCGAACCCGAAACGCGGACGACGGATGCACCGTCGGTGGTGGGGGTCGATCTCGGGGTGAAGACCCTGGCAGTGCTCTCCACCGGAGAAATGATCGAAAACCCGAAGCATCTCGAGCACGCCCAGAAACAGTTGCGCCGCCTGCAGCGACAAGCTTCTCGCCGGGTGGGTCGGGACAAGCGCACCGGCCAGCAGCCGTCGAACAGGTGGCTTGCCACCCAGGCGCGGGTCGCCCGGTTGCACGCGTATGTGGCAGATGCCCGACGGGACGGGTTGCACAAGCTCTCGACCCGACTGGTCCGCAGTCACGATGTGGTCGTGCTCGAGGATTTGAATGTGGCGGGGATGCTGCGGAACCGGTCGCTGGCCCGGCATATTGCTGGGGTCGGCATGGGCGAGGTGCGCCGTCAGACCGAGTGCAAGACCGCCTGGCGTGGGTCGTCCGTGCACATCGCGGACCGGTGGTATCCGAGTTCGAAGACGTGTTCGGCTTGCGGGGACGTGAAAGCCAAGCTGTCCCTGAAGAAACGAGTATTCAAGTGTGACTGCGGTCTGCGTATGGACCGTGACCTGAATGCGGCCCGCAATCTGGCGGCCCTGGTTCAGACGTCCTCCCCGAGTTGCGGGGCGACGGTAAACGAGCCCGATGGAACCCCACGGAAGGCCCGCACTGTGCGGGCGGCGGGGATCGCCACGGGAAGACTCACACCTCGTGTGAGTCAACGCCGGGACCGTGAGGCTCCGGCTCGGGGAACGTTCTTCCACGTTTCCTGA
- a CDS encoding acyl-CoA thioesterase — protein sequence MATIEEILEVEYLEENIFRGIATETTLPRTFGGQVAGQALVSAVRTVDPRFSVHSLHGYFLRPGNPTMPIVYLVDRIRDGRSFVTRRVSAVQDGQAIFSMSASFQAADEGIEHQDEMPVVPPPETLPFARDSGDPEIAWLAREWSDWDIRMVGDGEIDRRTGAAAQQQVWFRSRRTLPDDPVFHVCALAYMSDMTLLGASKVPHPGVATQSASLDHALWFLRPFRADEWLLYDQTSPSAGFGRALAQGRIFDQAGNMVAAVVQEGLTRFLRTD from the coding sequence ATGGCGACGATCGAAGAGATCCTCGAGGTGGAATACCTCGAGGAGAACATCTTTCGAGGGATAGCAACTGAGACCACACTTCCTCGGACCTTCGGCGGGCAGGTGGCAGGTCAGGCGCTGGTCTCCGCCGTCCGCACGGTCGATCCTCGCTTCTCGGTGCATTCGCTCCACGGCTACTTCCTGCGTCCCGGTAACCCCACGATGCCGATCGTGTATCTGGTGGACCGGATCCGGGACGGTCGGTCGTTCGTGACCAGGCGGGTCAGTGCGGTGCAGGACGGTCAAGCGATCTTTTCCATGTCGGCATCGTTCCAGGCTGCGGACGAGGGCATCGAGCATCAGGACGAGATGCCCGTCGTCCCGCCGCCGGAGACGTTGCCGTTCGCCCGTGACTCGGGAGACCCGGAGATCGCGTGGCTGGCTCGTGAGTGGTCCGATTGGGACATCCGGATGGTCGGGGACGGTGAAATCGACCGTCGGACCGGCGCCGCCGCCCAACAGCAGGTGTGGTTTCGGTCACGCCGGACGCTACCCGACGACCCCGTCTTCCACGTGTGCGCGCTGGCCTACATGAGTGACATGACGCTCCTCGGCGCGTCGAAGGTGCCCCACCCCGGTGTGGCGACGCAGTCGGCGTCTCTGGATCACGCGTTGTGGTTCCTGCGCCCGTTCCGTGCCGACGAGTGGTTGCTGTACGACCAGACGTCGCCGTCCGCAGGGTTCGGGCGGGCACTGGCGCAGGGCCGGATCTTCGATCAGGCGGGAAACATGGTCGCGGCGGTGGTGCAGGAGGGGCTGACGAGGTTCCTGCGCACCGATTGA
- a CDS encoding acyl-CoA thioesterase, with translation MASIEDILELETLEKDIFRGSVHPSVLERTFGGQVAGQSLVSAARTVGEEFRVHSLHGYFLRPGNPSAPTVYLVDRIRDGRSFCTRQVTGIQDGNAIFTMSASFHTVDAGIEHQDTMPPVPEPEDLVDTQTIEKLAATELYQEWKDWDVRIVPADSTRRIPGITAQQRVWMRYREPLPDDPVFHVCTLAYMSDMTLLGASKVPHRGVVTQTASLDHAMWFLRPFRADEWLLYDQTSPSAGFGRALTQGRMFDRNGSMVAAVVQEGLTRIQRDPSKYGVETGNLA, from the coding sequence ATGGCGAGCATCGAGGACATCCTCGAACTCGAGACGTTGGAAAAGGACATCTTCCGTGGGTCTGTCCACCCGTCTGTATTGGAACGGACCTTCGGTGGTCAGGTGGCGGGTCAATCTTTGGTCTCCGCGGCGCGCACCGTCGGCGAGGAGTTTCGGGTCCATTCGCTGCACGGGTACTTTCTTCGGCCGGGAAATCCGTCCGCTCCCACCGTGTATCTGGTCGACCGGATTCGTGACGGGCGGTCCTTCTGCACCAGGCAAGTGACCGGAATCCAGGACGGCAATGCGATCTTCACCATGTCGGCTTCGTTCCACACGGTCGATGCCGGGATCGAGCATCAGGACACGATGCCGCCGGTCCCCGAACCCGAAGACCTCGTCGACACGCAGACCATCGAGAAGCTTGCCGCCACCGAGCTCTACCAGGAGTGGAAGGATTGGGACGTCCGTATCGTTCCGGCCGATTCCACCCGCCGGATTCCCGGCATCACCGCCCAGCAGCGGGTGTGGATGCGCTACCGCGAGCCGCTTCCGGACGATCCGGTCTTCCACGTCTGCACCCTGGCCTACATGAGCGACATGACACTCCTCGGCGCCTCGAAGGTGCCGCACCGCGGCGTGGTGACACAGACGGCGTCCCTGGACCACGCGATGTGGTTCCTGCGACCCTTCCGGGCCGACGAGTGGTTGCTCTACGACCAGACGTCGCCTTCCGCTGGTTTCGGACGCGCCCTCACACAGGGGCGGATGTTCGACCGGAATGGCTCGATGGTCGCCGCTGTTGTACAGGAGGGACTGACACGCATTCAGCGTGACCCGAGTAAGTATGGCGTCGAGACAGGAAACCTGGCATGA
- the pdxT gene encoding pyridoxal 5'-phosphate synthase glutaminase subunit PdxT: MIRPLVGVLALQGDVREHFVALNDSGADAMGVRRPEELGKVDGLVIPGGESTTMSKLLEVFELLEPLKARLREGLPAYGSCAGMILLASEILDTRPDAKHLGAIDMTVRRNAFGRQVDSFESDVDFAGIVGDPLRAVFIRAPWVERVGDDVEVLARVPQSAGAAAGRIVAVRQGSVVATSFHPEVTGDRRVHEMFVDIVRGV; the protein is encoded by the coding sequence ATGATTCGCCCCCTCGTCGGAGTGCTCGCCCTTCAGGGTGATGTCCGCGAACACTTTGTTGCACTGAATGATTCCGGTGCCGATGCCATGGGCGTGCGTCGCCCGGAGGAACTCGGGAAGGTCGACGGCCTGGTCATTCCGGGTGGGGAGTCGACGACGATGAGCAAGCTGCTCGAGGTCTTCGAACTTCTCGAACCGCTGAAGGCGCGCCTGCGCGAAGGGTTGCCGGCCTACGGATCCTGCGCCGGAATGATCTTGCTCGCCAGTGAGATCCTCGATACCCGGCCCGACGCGAAGCATCTCGGAGCGATCGACATGACCGTGCGCCGCAATGCCTTCGGCCGTCAAGTCGATTCCTTCGAATCCGACGTCGACTTCGCCGGCATCGTGGGTGATCCGCTGCGGGCCGTCTTCATTCGCGCTCCCTGGGTCGAGCGGGTCGGCGACGACGTCGAGGTTCTTGCCCGTGTGCCCCAGTCGGCCGGCGCGGCAGCCGGACGGATCGTAGCGGTGCGGCAAGGTTCCGTGGTGGCCACGTCGTTTCACCCCGAAGTGACTGGCGACCGTCGGGTGCACGAGATGTTCGTCGACATCGTCCGCGGGGTCTAG
- a CDS encoding GntR family transcriptional regulator has product MLMRVDHNSTTPLAEQIAANVRGAFLRGEIGAGDRLPSARALAESIEVNLHTVLRAYAALRDEGLIDLRRGRGAIIRTDADPVRAGLAEAARVFVAEARRLGLDTDQMLDLIKETTQR; this is encoded by the coding sequence ATGTTGATGCGGGTCGATCACAACTCCACCACCCCATTGGCGGAGCAGATCGCCGCTAATGTCCGGGGCGCGTTTCTGCGCGGCGAGATCGGTGCGGGAGACCGCCTCCCGTCCGCGCGAGCCCTGGCCGAGTCCATAGAAGTCAACCTTCATACGGTGCTGCGAGCCTATGCCGCACTGCGCGACGAGGGCCTGATCGACCTTCGGCGGGGCCGGGGTGCGATCATCCGCACCGACGCGGATCCGGTTCGCGCCGGATTAGCCGAAGCCGCACGCGTTTTCGTAGCCGAAGCGAGGCGACTCGGACTCGACACCGACCAGATGCTCGACTTGATCAAGGAGACGACACAGCGATGA